Proteins found in one Candidatus Nomurabacteria bacterium genomic segment:
- a CDS encoding ATP-dependent Clp protease proteolytic subunit, with protein sequence MHSMLIPTVIESDGRVERAYDIYSRLLKERIIFLGEDVNPHTANLVVAQMLFLAAEDAKKDIIFYINSPGGSVYDGMAIYDTMQYVKNDVQTVGIGLQASMGAFLLSSGTKGKRMVLPHSKVMIHQPSSGTRGKVTDMEIDLKESLKVKHLLNEILAKNTGQPVKRIQEDAERDYWMSAEEAKKYGLVDKIITTLK encoded by the coding sequence ATGCACAGTATGCTTATTCCAACCGTAATTGAATCAGATGGCCGCGTCGAGCGCGCCTACGATATTTATAGCCGTTTACTTAAAGAACGCATTATATTTTTGGGCGAAGACGTCAACCCACACACTGCTAATTTAGTGGTTGCACAAATGTTATTTTTGGCTGCAGAAGATGCTAAAAAAGATATAATTTTTTACATAAATAGCCCTGGTGGTAGCGTGTATGATGGCATGGCCATTTATGACACCATGCAATACGTAAAGAACGATGTACAGACTGTGGGCATTGGCTTGCAAGCAAGTATGGGTGCCTTTTTACTTAGTAGTGGCACTAAAGGCAAGCGTATGGTTTTGCCACACAGCAAAGTCATGATTCACCAACCCAGCAGCGGTACACGCGGTAAAGTAACAGATATGGAAATAGATCTAAAAGAATCGTTAAAAGTAAAACATCTCCTTAATGAAATATTAGCAAAAAACACCGGCCAACCTGTCAAGCGAATCCAAGAAGACGCCGAGCGTGATTATTGGATGTCGGCAGAAGAAGCGAAAAAATACGGTTTAGTGGATAAAATCATCACTACACTCAAGTAA
- a CDS encoding histidine--tRNA ligase, whose amino-acid sequence MALSTTPYKGTRDFYPKDFRIRQYIFDTWAETCKRFGYEQYDAPVLEPLELYQAKTSEEIVGEQTYAFTDRGGRAVTLRPEMTPTVSRMVAAQRQELAYPLRWFSIPNVWRYERPQRGRLREHWQLNVDLFGIQDDSADTEVIMLADAIMQAFKAKRDMYTIKLNSRKLVNYILTEYLDLDNAETITIIRLIDRKDKMSYAEFTALLSASISPTQREQDRVDDKLLALLDCKTLEQLPKEIASHESIQMLQKVTAHLQGQGITNIQFDVSLMRGFMYYTDIVFEVFDTDPANNRSLFGGGRYDGLVGQFGVEPLPTVGFGMGDVTIRDFLETHSLLPKLATNIHAAVLLVDITMHEALPFISRLRSEGAYIAVDSTDRKLDKKLKYVAKSGIAYAIIIGQTELADNAITLKDMRRGTQEQHSPERIISIIMADSDAVMLD is encoded by the coding sequence ATGGCATTAAGCACCACACCGTACAAAGGTACGAGAGATTTTTATCCAAAAGACTTCCGTATTAGGCAATACATATTTGATACATGGGCAGAAACATGCAAGCGGTTTGGGTACGAACAATACGATGCTCCAGTACTAGAACCCTTAGAACTGTACCAGGCGAAAACCAGCGAAGAAATTGTCGGCGAACAAACATACGCTTTTACAGACCGTGGTGGTAGGGCTGTAACACTACGCCCAGAAATGACCCCTACAGTAAGTAGAATGGTAGCAGCCCAGCGCCAAGAACTAGCGTACCCATTACGTTGGTTTAGCATTCCTAATGTGTGGCGGTATGAAAGACCACAGCGAGGTCGCCTGCGCGAGCACTGGCAACTCAATGTAGACTTATTTGGCATACAAGATGATTCAGCAGATACAGAAGTCATAATGCTCGCCGATGCAATAATGCAAGCATTTAAGGCTAAGCGCGATATGTATACCATTAAATTAAATTCAAGAAAACTCGTTAACTATATACTTACAGAATATCTAGATCTAGATAATGCAGAAACAATTACGATAATTCGCTTGATTGATAGAAAAGACAAAATGTCATATGCAGAATTTACGGCGCTCTTAAGCGCGAGTATTAGCCCTACTCAGCGCGAACAAGATCGTGTTGATGACAAACTGTTAGCCTTGCTTGATTGCAAGACATTGGAACAGCTGCCAAAAGAAATTGCGAGTCATGAGTCAATACAGATGCTCCAGAAAGTCACTGCACATCTGCAGGGCCAAGGAATTACAAATATACAATTTGATGTTTCGCTGATGCGCGGGTTTATGTATTACACAGATATTGTATTTGAAGTATTCGATACTGACCCAGCAAATAATCGTTCATTGTTCGGTGGTGGCCGTTATGACGGACTGGTTGGTCAATTTGGTGTAGAACCCCTGCCTACAGTTGGTTTTGGTATGGGCGACGTTACAATACGTGACTTTTTAGAAACGCATAGTCTTTTGCCTAAGCTCGCAACGAACATACATGCAGCAGTCCTGCTCGTTGATATTACAATGCATGAGGCTCTGCCATTTATTTCACGACTCCGTTCAGAAGGTGCGTATATTGCCGTAGATAGTACAGATAGAAAACTAGATAAAAAACTCAAATACGTTGCCAAGAGTGGTATAGCGTACGCAATAATAATTGGTCAAACCGAACTTGCCGATAATGCAATAACCCTCAAAGATATGCGTCGTGGCACGCAAGAGCAACACTCACCTGAACGTATTATTTCAATAATTATGGCCGATTCAGACGCGGTTATGCTAGATTAA
- the tig gene encoding trigger factor, giving the protein MKIIRTNPSDTTIVLTISGTATELAAAKNIAVAKLAPQVKMQGFRPGHAPAELVEKQLNPNTLQEETLNEVLNALYETALRQENIRPVANPKIELKKFVPYTDIEFTAEIEVIGTIKLGNYKKLKAKKQTTDATAKDVEEVLNRLQTQMAEYAEVARAAKTGDRVWIDFDGTDAKGAPVNGAKGQDYPLALGSNTFIPGFEDNVLGMKKDDQKNFTIPFPKDYGVKALQGKKVTFKVTAKKIEETILPPIDDEFAKKVGPVSTVKELKADIKKQLKQERDHQADREYQDALIKELVAASDVPLPESMLTEQIEIVDKEFKQNLVYRGQTFKEYLEATGLDEATYKEKELKPAAQERLKAGLVLSELADIEKVTITPEELEIRLQVLKGQYESDQKMQSELEKPENRREVAARLLTEKTIAKLVSFQNSK; this is encoded by the coding sequence ATGAAGATTATTAGAACCAACCCATCAGACACAACCATAGTACTCACAATAAGTGGCACAGCAACAGAACTCGCTGCGGCAAAAAACATTGCTGTCGCAAAACTTGCACCACAAGTAAAAATGCAAGGTTTTCGCCCTGGGCACGCTCCTGCAGAATTGGTAGAAAAACAACTTAATCCTAATACGTTGCAAGAAGAAACGCTCAACGAAGTATTAAATGCACTATATGAAACGGCTCTCCGGCAAGAAAATATTCGCCCAGTAGCAAACCCAAAGATAGAACTTAAAAAGTTTGTTCCGTATACAGATATAGAATTTACCGCAGAGATAGAAGTCATAGGTACTATTAAACTGGGTAACTATAAAAAGCTAAAAGCAAAGAAACAGACCACCGATGCAACGGCAAAAGACGTAGAAGAAGTTCTTAACCGGTTGCAAACACAAATGGCTGAGTACGCAGAAGTAGCAAGAGCAGCAAAAACTGGCGACCGTGTGTGGATTGATTTTGACGGCACCGATGCGAAAGGTGCACCAGTCAATGGCGCAAAAGGCCAAGACTATCCTTTAGCGCTCGGTTCCAATACGTTTATACCTGGCTTTGAAGATAATGTGTTGGGTATGAAAAAAGACGACCAAAAGAACTTTACTATTCCATTTCCTAAAGATTACGGTGTAAAAGCTTTACAAGGCAAAAAAGTAACGTTTAAAGTGACGGCAAAAAAGATAGAAGAAACAATCTTGCCACCAATAGATGATGAGTTCGCCAAAAAAGTTGGTCCTGTTAGTACCGTAAAAGAACTAAAAGCTGATATTAAAAAGCAACTAAAACAAGAGCGAGACCACCAAGCAGACAGAGAATACCAAGATGCGCTTATTAAAGAACTAGTAGCAGCATCTGACGTACCTCTACCTGAATCCATGCTGACTGAACAAATAGAAATTGTAGATAAAGAATTTAAGCAAAACCTCGTGTATCGTGGGCAAACGTTCAAAGAATACCTTGAAGCGACCGGCCTAGACGAAGCAACATATAAGGAAAAAGAGTTAAAACCTGCTGCCCAAGAACGGTTAAAAGCCGGCCTCGTGCTTAGTGAACTCGCCGACATAGAAAAAGTAACGATAACTCCAGAAGAGCTAGAAATTCGCTTACAGGTCTTAAAAGGCCAGTATGAAAGCGATCAAAAGATGCAGTCCGAGCTTGAAAAACCAGAAAACAGACGTGAAGTTGCTGCTCGTTTGTTAACTGAAAAAACTATTGCAAAACTCGTTTCTTTTCAGAACTCTAAGTAG
- a CDS encoding DNA-directed RNA polymerase subunit beta → MAKASAPTKLATSKRTFFTKSEDIALPNLISHQNDSFAWFIKEGLGELFAEISPIDDYTGTKLSLSFKSYYFGNPKMSEAEARENNVSYEAPLMANAELVNKVTGEVKEQEIYLGDYPWMTDRGTFVINGAERVVVSQLIRSPGVFFTADQHGSTNTYGAKVIPNRGAWLEFETAVNGAIYVKIDRRRKIPVTTLLKALGMSETAIKEAVKHVNTGTTDYVAATIEKDPSKGAQEALIEVYRRLRPGDLATIDNARSLIESMFYTYKRFDFSRVGRYKINQRLDLDVENTLENRVMRLDDMLAIVSEIIRLNNTQEPADDIDSLANRRIKLVGELVQRQFRIGLLRMDRNAKDRMSMSEIETVSPSQLVNARPIVAAVREFFASSQLSQFMDQINPLSELAHKRRLSSMGPGGLSRERAGFEVRDAHATHYGRICAVETPEGANIGLVLNMATYARVNQYGFLETPYRKVINAVSASDAEGHIAAVDLEDGDGKTIVKKGAKITAADAKKLASVKNIVTWPIKALVTDEIVYLDASGEGKAVIAGFGNEIDDQGYFVEERVSARNRLVAGEVDADSVTHVDAASKQIIGSSAALVPFIEKNYVLRSLIGSNQQRQAVPLINPKSPIVGTGIESYVARNTGQLVTAEADGTVLSATADEVVVDYGKVKKTYNPLHYIRSNEGSSINQKVAVSSNDKVKKGDVLIEGMSIENGELALGQDVLIAFMPWGGYNFEDAIVISERLVKEDAFTSVHIIDYMTEVRETKLGPEIVTRDIPNVSEEALRHLDDDGIVRIGAEVHPGDILVGKITPKGEQELSSEERLLRAIFGEKAKDVRDTSQRMSNGKHGKVVGVKIFSREKGHELKAGVIMQIQVFVAQMRKVAVGDKLAGRHGNKGVIARVLPVEDMPFSADGTPVDVVLNPLGVPTRMNLGQLFETHLGMAAHLLGMKVASPPFDGVPLEKIESLLKEAGLPADGKQQLYDGRTGEALKERTTVGMMYMIKLNHMIADKIHARSTGPYTMVTQQPLGGKAQNGGQRFGEMEVWALEAYGAANTLQEMLTIKSDDVYGRAKAYESIIKKTEIVGPKVPESFNVLVKELQGLGLKVDLVGSNQAEIDAEALLQESIKEESENQSDIDVPQQENNVLDVTEDAVADEFMVLDMQEETVEATVAPDGDKDEEVTL, encoded by the coding sequence ATGGCCAAAGCATCAGCGCCAACGAAGCTTGCTACAAGCAAGAGAACTTTTTTTACAAAAAGCGAAGACATAGCCCTTCCAAACCTAATTAGCCACCAAAATGATAGTTTTGCGTGGTTTATTAAAGAAGGTTTGGGTGAGCTGTTTGCAGAGATTAGTCCAATAGACGACTATACAGGTACGAAATTATCATTATCATTTAAAAGCTATTACTTTGGTAATCCTAAGATGTCTGAAGCAGAAGCTCGCGAAAACAATGTGAGCTACGAGGCACCTCTAATGGCTAACGCCGAACTTGTCAATAAGGTTACAGGTGAAGTCAAAGAGCAAGAGATTTACCTTGGCGATTACCCATGGATGACTGATCGTGGTACGTTTGTGATTAACGGGGCAGAGCGTGTAGTCGTGAGTCAGCTCATCCGTAGTCCAGGTGTGTTCTTTACTGCAGACCAACACGGCTCTACGAACACTTATGGTGCCAAAGTTATTCCTAATCGTGGTGCGTGGCTAGAATTCGAAACAGCGGTTAACGGTGCAATTTACGTTAAAATTGATCGTCGCCGTAAAATACCTGTGACTACTCTTCTGAAGGCGCTTGGCATGAGCGAAACGGCTATAAAAGAAGCTGTTAAGCACGTGAACACTGGCACAACCGATTACGTAGCTGCAACTATTGAAAAAGATCCAAGTAAAGGTGCTCAAGAAGCATTAATTGAAGTATACCGACGCTTGCGACCGGGCGATCTTGCAACAATAGACAACGCGCGAAGTCTCATTGAAAGCATGTTTTACACCTATAAGCGTTTTGACTTTAGCCGAGTTGGTCGTTACAAAATCAATCAACGATTAGACCTAGACGTAGAAAATACCTTAGAAAACCGAGTTATGCGACTTGATGACATGTTGGCAATCGTGTCAGAAATTATACGGTTAAACAACACGCAAGAACCAGCCGATGATATAGATAGCTTGGCAAATCGACGCATAAAACTCGTAGGCGAGCTTGTGCAACGCCAATTTAGAATTGGGTTATTGCGCATGGATCGCAATGCGAAAGATCGTATGAGCATGAGCGAAATAGAAACAGTGAGTCCAAGCCAGCTGGTAAATGCACGCCCAATCGTTGCTGCTGTTCGCGAATTTTTTGCGAGCTCTCAGTTATCTCAGTTTATGGATCAAATCAACCCACTTTCAGAACTTGCTCACAAGCGTCGTTTAAGCTCAATGGGACCTGGTGGTCTTTCACGAGAACGTGCAGGTTTTGAAGTGCGTGATGCTCACGCAACACACTATGGCCGCATATGCGCAGTAGAAACACCAGAAGGCGCGAATATTGGTCTTGTACTTAATATGGCCACCTATGCACGCGTTAATCAGTACGGCTTTTTAGAAACACCGTACCGAAAAGTCATTAACGCTGTATCTGCGTCTGACGCAGAGGGTCATATTGCTGCGGTTGATTTAGAAGACGGCGACGGGAAAACTATTGTGAAAAAAGGTGCTAAAATCACCGCTGCTGATGCAAAAAAATTAGCGAGTGTTAAAAATATAGTGACATGGCCAATCAAGGCACTTGTAACAGACGAAATCGTCTATCTTGATGCGAGTGGCGAAGGCAAAGCCGTCATTGCAGGTTTTGGTAACGAAATTGATGACCAAGGCTACTTCGTAGAGGAAAGAGTTTCAGCACGTAACAGGCTTGTCGCAGGAGAAGTAGATGCGGATAGTGTAACGCACGTAGATGCCGCGAGTAAGCAAATTATTGGGTCTAGTGCCGCACTAGTGCCTTTTATAGAAAAGAACTACGTACTCCGTAGTCTTATTGGAAGTAACCAACAACGACAAGCGGTACCACTCATTAATCCAAAGTCACCAATTGTCGGTACTGGAATAGAAAGTTATGTCGCTCGTAACACTGGGCAGCTAGTTACTGCTGAGGCTGATGGAACGGTACTCAGCGCAACCGCTGATGAAGTAGTTGTAGATTATGGCAAGGTTAAAAAGACCTATAACCCTCTGCATTACATTAGAAGTAATGAGGGCTCAAGTATTAACCAAAAAGTAGCAGTATCTAGCAACGATAAAGTTAAAAAAGGTGATGTACTTATAGAAGGTATGAGTATCGAAAACGGCGAACTAGCTTTAGGCCAAGACGTCCTGATCGCCTTTATGCCGTGGGGTGGCTATAATTTTGAAGACGCCATCGTTATTAGCGAACGACTTGTCAAAGAAGACGCATTTACGAGCGTACACATCATTGACTATATGACTGAAGTACGCGAAACCAAACTCGGACCAGAAATCGTCACCAGAGACATTCCTAACGTATCAGAAGAAGCGCTTCGTCACTTAGATGACGACGGCATAGTACGTATTGGTGCAGAAGTACACCCAGGTGATATTTTAGTAGGAAAAATTACCCCTAAGGGCGAACAAGAGCTTTCTAGCGAAGAGCGATTATTGCGAGCAATTTTTGGTGAAAAAGCCAAAGATGTGCGTGATACCTCGCAACGTATGAGCAATGGTAAGCATGGTAAAGTTGTGGGTGTAAAAATCTTTAGCCGTGAAAAAGGCCACGAACTAAAAGCCGGTGTAATTATGCAAATTCAAGTGTTTGTTGCACAAATGCGTAAAGTTGCAGTTGGTGACAAATTAGCGGGTCGGCACGGAAATAAGGGTGTTATCGCTCGTGTCTTACCTGTAGAAGACATGCCGTTTTCTGCTGATGGTACTCCAGTAGACGTCGTGTTAAACCCCCTTGGTGTGCCTACTCGTATGAACCTTGGGCAATTGTTTGAAACACACCTCGGTATGGCTGCTCATTTACTTGGTATGAAAGTAGCGAGTCCGCCGTTTGATGGCGTACCACTAGAAAAGATAGAAAGTTTACTAAAAGAAGCTGGTTTGCCGGCTGATGGTAAACAGCAACTGTATGATGGACGCACCGGCGAAGCACTTAAAGAACGAACGACAGTTGGCATGATGTATATGATTAAGCTTAATCATATGATCGCCGACAAGATACATGCACGCTCAACGGGTCCGTACACAATGGTTACCCAGCAACCACTTGGTGGTAAAGCCCAAAATGGTGGCCAGCGATTTGGAGAAATGGAAGTGTGGGCACTTGAGGCGTATGGTGCGGCTAACACCTTGCAAGAAATGCTCACCATTAAATCAGATGATGTCTATGGCCGTGCTAAGGCATATGAGTCTATTATTAAAAAGACCGAAATTGTTGGACCAAAGGTCCCAGAAAGCTTTAATGTGCTTGTTAAAGAGCTGCAAGGACTAGGCCTTAAGGTAGACCTTGTGGGGAGCAATCAGGCAGAAATTGACGCCGAGGCGTTGTTGCAAGAAAGTATAAAAGAAGAGTCAGAAAATCAATCTGACATTGATGTTCCACAGCAAGAAAATAACGTCTTAGACGTGACCGAAGACGCTGTTGCTGACGAGTTTATGGTTCTAGATATGCAGGAAGAAACAGTTGAAGCAACGGTTGCCCCAGATGGCGACAAAGATGAGGAGGTAACACTATAA
- a CDS encoding tyrosine--tRNA ligase, giving the protein MTLSEELTWRGFVNQTTYPDISVLDKDPITFYWGVDPSAKSMTVGNFALAMMVLHFVRHGHKPILLVGGATGLIGDPDGKATERDLKTAEELQEYIEGIRNQYKSIFKDYDFELVDNYDWFKDIGYMEFLRNIGKHVPMSQMLGREFVKERLGDGGAGISYAEFSYSLIQGYDFLHLSREKGVTLQVAGSDQWGNSIAGVDLVRRIDNQEVHVYTAPLVINKTTGKKFGKSEDGAVWLDPDMTSVYQFYQFWLNVDDEGVEDYLKIYTLLSKEETERILSDFNSNRAGRLAQKTLAYEVTKIVHGQERADSVKRISEVLFGGRSYNELTQADFEALGKEIGIIATKDGTELAEILVQARLTKSKSEARRFITSGAIYVNGIQVAADDLVLRADQSINGHYILRRGKNSQIVLAL; this is encoded by the coding sequence ATGACTCTCTCAGAAGAACTTACATGGCGCGGTTTTGTTAACCAAACAACATATCCAGACATCTCTGTGTTAGATAAAGATCCAATTACTTTTTACTGGGGTGTAGACCCAAGTGCAAAAAGTATGACGGTTGGTAATTTTGCATTAGCAATGATGGTTTTGCATTTTGTCAGGCATGGGCATAAGCCTATTTTGCTTGTTGGTGGTGCAACTGGTCTCATTGGTGACCCAGATGGTAAAGCAACCGAACGTGATCTAAAAACAGCAGAAGAGCTGCAGGAATACATAGAAGGTATACGTAACCAGTATAAAAGCATATTTAAAGATTATGATTTTGAATTGGTAGATAATTACGATTGGTTTAAAGACATAGGCTACATGGAGTTTTTACGAAACATTGGCAAACACGTACCAATGAGCCAGATGCTTGGCCGCGAATTTGTAAAAGAACGCCTCGGAGATGGCGGTGCAGGGATAAGTTACGCCGAATTTAGCTATAGTTTAATACAAGGCTATGATTTCTTGCATTTATCAAGAGAAAAAGGCGTTACTTTACAGGTTGCTGGGTCAGACCAGTGGGGCAACAGTATCGCTGGTGTAGACCTCGTACGACGCATAGATAACCAAGAAGTGCACGTGTATACTGCGCCGCTTGTCATAAACAAAACCACTGGTAAAAAGTTTGGCAAAAGCGAAGACGGCGCTGTTTGGCTAGATCCAGACATGACTAGTGTTTATCAGTTTTACCAATTTTGGTTAAACGTAGATGATGAAGGTGTAGAAGATTACCTAAAAATTTATACACTGCTCAGCAAAGAAGAAACAGAGCGTATTTTATCGGACTTTAATAGTAACCGTGCAGGGCGCTTAGCCCAAAAAACTTTAGCATACGAAGTTACAAAAATTGTGCATGGCCAAGAGCGGGCAGATAGTGTAAAGCGCATTAGTGAAGTGCTGTTTGGAGGCCGTAGTTACAACGAACTCACACAAGCAGATTTTGAAGCACTTGGTAAAGAGATAGGCATTATTGCTACTAAAGATGGCACCGAACTAGCAGAAATATTAGTGCAGGCGCGCTTAACAAAAAGTAAATCAGAAGCGCGGCGATTTATTACGAGTGGTGCTATATACGTTAATGGTATACAGGTAGCTGCTGATGATTTAGTACTTAGAGCTGACCAAAGTATCAATGGACACTATATTTTGCGCCGTGGCAAAAACTCACAGATAGTTTTAGCGCTATAA
- a CDS encoding RsmD family RNA methyltransferase yields MRIIAGAFGGRMLQSPHNNITHPMSEKMRGALFNALGDVTGLSFFDPFAGTGACSLEAISRGAAHATLVEANTDSFKTILVNAKDLGVLDKLTVKRGNCAGWSGNNKSVLFDIAIADPPYKPKDIDIALAFRMARHVRQGGIFVLSAPPAQAETVALRAKQNPQISLLSHKTHGDGSLYFYRQNRTAVL; encoded by the coding sequence ATGAGAATAATTGCTGGTGCATTTGGTGGCCGGATGCTGCAAAGCCCACACAATAATATTACGCACCCCATGAGCGAAAAAATGCGCGGAGCATTATTTAATGCACTTGGCGACGTAACAGGGCTTAGTTTTTTTGACCCATTTGCCGGCACGGGTGCTTGTAGCCTAGAAGCAATCAGTCGCGGCGCTGCACACGCCACACTTGTAGAAGCAAACACAGATTCGTTTAAAACCATACTAGTAAATGCCAAAGATTTAGGTGTCTTAGATAAACTAACGGTAAAACGTGGTAATTGTGCAGGCTGGTCTGGCAATAATAAAAGTGTTTTATTTGATATAGCCATAGCAGACCCGCCCTATAAGCCAAAAGATATAGACATAGCTCTAGCTTTTAGAATGGCGAGACACGTCAGGCAAGGTGGTATATTTGTACTTTCTGCGCCACCAGCCCAAGCAGAAACCGTAGCTTTGCGGGCTAAACAAAACCCACAAATTAGCTTGCTATCACACAAAACTCATGGCGATGGCAGCCTGTATTTTTACCGCCAAAACCGCACTGCAGTACTATAA